From a single Halococcus hamelinensis 100A6 genomic region:
- a CDS encoding undecaprenyl-diphosphate phosphatase — translation MDLSVVVAFIVGVLQGIFEWLPISSEGNITIYLRVIENLPATVAVQLSLFLHAGTALSAVLYYRGVIADVLRDVPDWRPTDPFARDTAELSFFAVATVVSGVVAIGSYVALSELVTGLGGGVFIAAIGVLLVATGLFQRLARDEGGTRTDPDLLDAVLVGLFQGFAVLPGVSRSGGTTSALLLRGHDGPSSFRLSFVLSIPAALGGALLGVVDDGLPALAPTTALVALVTSAVVGYLTIGALMRIVERVSFWLVCVVLGVLAVLGSTVFLV, via the coding sequence ATGGACCTGTCGGTCGTGGTGGCGTTCATCGTCGGCGTGCTCCAGGGGATCTTCGAGTGGCTCCCGATATCGAGCGAGGGCAACATCACCATCTACCTCCGAGTGATCGAGAACCTCCCGGCGACCGTCGCCGTCCAGCTCTCGTTGTTCCTCCACGCCGGCACCGCGCTCTCGGCGGTTCTCTACTACCGCGGCGTGATCGCCGACGTGCTCCGGGACGTCCCCGACTGGCGACCCACCGACCCCTTCGCCCGCGACACCGCGGAGCTCTCCTTCTTCGCGGTCGCCACAGTGGTTTCGGGCGTCGTCGCGATCGGCTCTTACGTCGCGCTGAGCGAGCTCGTCACCGGCCTCGGCGGCGGGGTGTTCATCGCGGCCATCGGCGTGTTGCTCGTCGCGACCGGGCTCTTCCAGCGGCTCGCGCGCGACGAGGGCGGCACCCGAACCGACCCGGACCTCCTCGACGCCGTGCTCGTCGGTCTCTTCCAGGGGTTCGCGGTGCTGCCCGGCGTCTCGCGGTCGGGCGGGACCACCAGCGCGCTCCTCCTCCGTGGCCACGACGGCCCCTCGTCGTTCCGGCTCTCGTTCGTGCTCTCGATCCCCGCGGCGCTCGGCGGCGCGCTCCTCGGGGTCGTCGACGACGGACTCCCCGCGCTGGCCCCCACGACCGCGCTCGTCGCGCTGGTCACCAGCGCGGTCGTCGGCTACCTCACCATCGGCGCGCTGATGCGGATCGTCGAACGGGTCTCGTTCTGGCTCGTGTGTGTGGTACTCGGAGTACTCGCGGTTCTCGGCAGCACCGTCTTCCTCGTCTGA
- a CDS encoding GNAT family N-acetyltransferase, giving the protein MPTYRAVPDDRIDAFRGILQYAFRPAEPPEHYDTVEELPGPARLGVRRGIFDGDDLLCTGVHHWFTATVRDTDLPIAGLSGVATPPENRHRGSVARLLRESLVEYRDEGSSLAALWPFDYAFYRRYGWAQAGTTATIECDPEILSFAADAAGGRFRELGPDDFERLNPVLDSAGEGVSLWIRRTEEWWRNRVFEGWEQDPYVYGVEREGELRGYVVYEIENDDGRTMRVRECNALDHEASLDLLRFLSYHDSQVERVRIRSRPDTLLFDLVDDPRALDYELTPGGMVRIVDVEAALAALDYPGMEGRLVLSVADPVADWNEGRFALDVRDGEATCTRVDEPADARVPITTLSQLFVGHCSVERATVAGDLAVESADAKPLLDELFPPREVCLSEGF; this is encoded by the coding sequence ATGCCCACCTACCGGGCGGTCCCCGACGACCGGATCGACGCGTTCCGCGGGATCCTCCAGTACGCCTTTCGCCCCGCCGAGCCACCCGAGCACTACGACACCGTCGAGGAGCTTCCGGGCCCGGCACGACTCGGCGTCCGTCGCGGGATCTTCGACGGCGACGACCTCCTCTGTACCGGCGTCCACCACTGGTTCACGGCCACCGTCCGCGACACTGACCTCCCGATCGCGGGGCTCTCGGGGGTCGCGACGCCGCCCGAGAACCGCCATCGGGGATCGGTCGCCCGGCTCCTCCGCGAGTCACTGGTCGAGTACCGCGACGAGGGCTCCTCCCTCGCAGCGCTCTGGCCGTTCGATTACGCCTTCTACCGACGGTACGGCTGGGCTCAAGCCGGCACTACCGCGACCATCGAGTGCGACCCCGAGATTCTGTCGTTCGCCGCCGACGCGGCGGGCGGTCGATTCCGCGAGCTCGGGCCCGACGATTTCGAGCGGCTGAACCCGGTGCTCGATTCCGCTGGCGAGGGTGTCTCGCTCTGGATCCGCCGCACGGAGGAGTGGTGGCGCAACCGGGTCTTCGAGGGCTGGGAGCAGGACCCCTACGTCTACGGTGTCGAGCGCGAGGGGGAACTCCGGGGCTACGTCGTCTACGAGATCGAGAACGACGACGGCCGGACGATGCGGGTTCGCGAGTGTAACGCGCTCGACCACGAGGCCTCTCTGGACCTCCTCCGATTCCTCTCCTATCACGACTCGCAGGTCGAACGCGTCCGGATCCGTAGTCGACCCGACACCCTCCTGTTCGACCTCGTCGACGACCCGCGCGCCCTCGACTACGAACTCACGCCCGGCGGGATGGTCCGGATCGTGGACGTCGAAGCCGCCCTCGCGGCGCTCGACTATCCCGGGATGGAGGGCCGTCTCGTGCTCTCCGTCGCCGACCCGGTCGCCGACTGGAACGAGGGGCGGTTCGCGCTCGACGTGCGGGACGGCGAGGCGACCTGCACGCGTGTGGACGAGCCGGCGGACGCGCGTGTTCCCATCACGACGCTCTCACAGCTGTTCGTCGGCCACTGCTCGGTCGAGCGCGCGACGGTCGCCGGCGACCTCGCCGTCGAGTCCGCGGACGCGAAGCCGCTGCTCGACGAACTGTTTCCCCCACGCGAGGTCTGCCTCAGCGAAGGGTTCTGA